A region from the Fundulus heteroclitus isolate FHET01 chromosome 22, MU-UCD_Fhet_4.1, whole genome shotgun sequence genome encodes:
- the pde10a gene encoding cAMP and cAMP-inhibited cGMP 3',5'-cyclic phosphodiesterase 10A isoform X5: MGAKDGHPSLVPSGPIAYGTTIAAHVAKTRKTLLVEDVMGDERFPDGTGQDSGIHVHSVLCLPILTAIGDLIAILELHRHWGSQPFNLRHQEVATANLAWASVAIHQVQMCRGLAKQTELNDFLLDVSKTYFDNIVAIDSLLEHIMIYAKNLVNADRCALFQVDHNNKELYSDLFDIGEEKEGKPVFRKTKEIRFSIDKGIAGQVARTGEVLNIPDAYADPRFNREVDLKTGYTTRNILCMPIVSRGAVIGVVQMVNKLSGSAFTKTDENNFKMFAVFCALALHCANMYHRIRHSECIYRVTMEKLSYHSICTSEEWKTLTQLNLPEPVYKEIETFQFDISPYEDIWPAVFIYMVHNSCGKTSFELEKLCRFTMSVRKNYRRVPYHNWKHAVTVAHCMYAILQKTTGIFTELEKKGLLIACLCHDLDHRGYSNAYLQKFDHPLAALYSTSTMEQHHFSQTVSILQLEGHNIFSNLNSSEYEHVLEIIRKAIIATDLALYFNNHQQLTELLTRGGLDLDNLSHRDRVIGLMMTACDLCSVTKRWQVTRLTANDIYAEFWAEGDEMKKIGIQPIPMMDRDKKDEVPQGQVGFYNSVAIPCYTTLSELFPPSGPLLKACKENLNHWEQIARGEEEDILPSRPCDPGPVKVDN; the protein is encoded by the exons AT GGGGGCCAAGGATGGCCATCCAAGCCTTGTCCCATCTGGCCCCATTGCATACGGGACAACCATTGCCGCTCATGTTGCCAAGACTCGCAAAACACTGCTAGTGGAGGACGTTATGGGG GACGAGCGATTTCCGGACGGCACAGGGCAGGACTCAGGGATCCATGTTCACTCTGTCCTGTGTCTCCCTATCCTCACTGCCATTGGGGACCTCATCGCCATCCTGGAGTTGCATCGGCACTGGGGCAGTCAGCCTTTCAACCTAAGACACCAAGAG GTCGCGACCGCAAATTTAGCTTGGGCATCTGTTGCCATTCATCAAGTACAG atgtGCAGAGGCCTTGCCAAACAGACTGAGCTTAATGACTTCCTACTAGATGTGTCAAA aaCATACTTTGATAACATTGTGGCAATAGATTCTCTACTTGAACATATTATG ATATATGCAAAAAACCTGGTGAATGCAGACAGGTGTGCGCTCTTCCAGGTAGatcacaacaacaaagaactgtACTCTGACCTGTTCGACATCGGGGAAGAGAAAGAAGGCAAACCTGTGTttaggaaaacaaaagaaataag GTTTTCCATAGACAAAGGAATAGCTGGCCAAGTAGCTCGGACAGGGGAAGTCTTAAATATCCCAGATGCCTATGCAGACCCGCGGTTCAACCG AGAGGTAGACCTGAAAACTGGCTACACCACGCGGAACATCCTGTGCATGCCCATTGTGAGCAGGGGCGCCGTCATCGGCGTGGTGCAGATGGTGAACAAGCTAAGCGGAAGTGCCTTCACTAAAACTGATGAGAACAACTTTAAGATGTTTGCTGTCTTTTGTGCTCTGGCCTTACACTGTGCAAAT ATGTACCACAGGATCCGGCACTCTGAATGCATCTACAGAGTGACGATGGAAAAGCTGTCCTATCACAGCATCTGCACGTCAGAGGAGTGGAAGACCCTCACCCAGCTCAACCTTCCTGAACCCGTTTACAAAGAAATCGAAAC GTTCCAATTTGACATCAGTCCCTATGAGGACATCTGGCCGGCCGTCTTCATCTACATGGTTCATAACTCCTGCGGAAAGACCAG CTTTgagctggagaagctctgcaGATTCACCATGTCCGTACGGAAAAACTACCGCCGTGTGCCCTACCACAACTGGAAGCACGCGGTGACCGTGGCCCACTGCATGTACGCCATCCTACAGAAAACCACCGGGATCTTCACGGAGCTAGAG AAGAAGGGTTTGTTGATAGCCTGCCTGTGTCACGATCTGGATCATCGAGGGTACAGCAACGCATACTTGCAGAAGTTCGACCATCCATTGGCTGCTCTGTACTCCACCTCCACCATGGAGCAACACCACTTCTCGCAGACCGTCTCCATCCTGCAG CTGGAAGGGCACAATATTTTCTCCAACCTGAATTCCAGCGAGTACGAGCACGTGCTGGAGATCATTCGGAAGGCCATCATCGCCACCGACCTCGCCCTGTACTTCAACAACCACCAGCAGCTGACGGAGCTCCTGACCAGGGGCGGGCTGGACCTGGACAACCTCTCGCACAG GGACCGTGTGATTGGTCTGATGATGACAGCATGTGACCTATGTTCTGTTACCAAGCGGTGGCAAGTCACACGACTCACAGCTAACGACATCTATGCTGAGTTCTGGGCTGAG GGAGATGAAATGAAGAAGATCGGAATTCAGCCGATCCCGATGATGGACAGAGACAAGAAGGACGAGGTTCCCCAGGGCCAA GTGGGATTCTACAACAGTGTGGCAATTCCATGCTACACCACACTTTCAGAGCTTTTTCCTCCATCCGGTCCACTCCTGAAAGCCTGCAA GGAGAACCTGAATCATTGGGAGCAGATAGCACGGGGCGAGGAGGAGGACATTCTGCCCAGCCGGCCCTGTGATCCAGGCCCTGTCAAGGTGGACAACTGA